The genomic window GAGGATGAGAACGATCCCATGCTGAAAGACATCCGCATGGTGCTGGAAAGCGCCATCCTGCCGGCCCTGGCGGCGGACGGCGGCGGCCTCGAGCTGGTGGGGCGCCATGAGAAGCAGGTGATGATCCGCTACATGGGCGCCTGCGGCAGCTGCCCCGCCAGCCTCACCGGCACCCTGGTCGCCATCGAGGGCATGCTGCAGAAGGAAGTGGACCCCGAAATCGTGGTGATCTCGGTCTGAGTTCGCCCGGCACCCCTGGGTTGGAGCCGCAGCGCAGGCCCTCCGGAGAATCCCTGTGGCCAGGCAGGAGGGGGGCGGCGCTTTTTAGAAGACACAAAGATCCGTTATCTTTGCACCCTGCGGGAGTAGACTGGGTCCACAGCCCCTTGCCGACTTGCCCAACTCCTTGCGCGATGGCCCTTCCTGGTGGTCGCGCATCCCGAACTCGAAGGGAGGTCTCATGTCCATCCACTTCGCCCGTCCGGCGGGTGCCCTGGTTCTGTTGTCCTTGGCTTGGTCCTGCGGAGGCGCCGGTGATGGTCAGAACGCCCCGGTCCTGACCCCGGCCCGCCCCCTTGTCGGCACCTGGAAGGCGCCCCTTCCCACCACGGTCAACATCAGCACCGACTCCTGCAGCAACGCCCTCAATACGATGATGCTGGCCGGCACCCAGCCCTGGACGGTGACCTTCGTCATCACAGCGGGCTCCGACGAGAACCATGTGTATGTCCAGATGAGCTTCACCCGCGGGACCTACGCCCCCGTATCCGCCACCGCCTGCGCAAACCCGATCCTGGTCCCCGAGGTCTCCCCCATGTTCCTCACCGGGGTCATCAGCTCCACCCGGCTGACCCTGTACAACGGGACCACCCCCGCCGGGGTGTTCAACTTCACGACGGACATCCTCACCGGCACCTTCGATTACACCTGGAACGGCATCTACAGCCAGCGGGAATACACCGCGACCAACGGGATGACCCTGCTTCGGCAGTAAGGCCCCGGCGGCCGGCTCCGATCGGCACGGGCATCCTGTACACTGCTTCTGGACCAAGAGGCGTCGCGCCGACGGGCCTTTTTTGGAACTGCCATGACCCACGCCCGTTGCTTCGCCCTCCTCCTCTGCGGCCTCCTCGGGGCGATCCCCGCCCTGGCCCAGGCTCCCGCGACCCGCAAGCTGCCCGAGCACCATGCGAAGGCCGGCGTCCACTGCTTCAACTGCCACCACGAGGAGAAGCCCACCCAGAAGGCCGTGGCTTCCGATTCCTGCATGGCCT from Geothrix sp. includes these protein-coding regions:
- a CDS encoding cytochrome c3 family protein, translated to MTHARCFALLLCGLLGAIPALAQAPATRKLPEHHAKAGVHCFNCHHEEKPTQKAVASDSCMACHGDYPAMKEVTKHLPVNPHDSHLGEISCTECHRQHQPPVVKCLECHKGKFKFTAK